In Zingiber officinale cultivar Zhangliang chromosome 3A, Zo_v1.1, whole genome shotgun sequence, the DNA window TTATTTGTTAGCTTCTCACTTTTGTCATGATCAAATtgggaaatgaaacttggacattgacATGAATTGGTTGTTGATGTGGCATCTTTGTTAATTGATTGATGGAAGCTTGGACTGAGGACAGCACTTGAAGGTGCACATCCAGGTCAATTCATGTTCTCAATCATTGAGAGTCAATGCACTTGGCAACTTACCTTAACATTAATATTAATCCttgataattaaaatattaagctATAAAAAATAGAACACAAgctaaaaaaacaaaaacaaaaaacaaaaaaaagtggCATACATATCTTATCCTCCTAATTATTCCAAAATTATTCTCACTCCACTTTCTCTCTTTGAGGCCAGAAACTTTGCTTGCTTCTCCTCGTAAATAAAACAAGAATAACATTTTTAGTAATGGAAGAATGGGAAAGGAATGAGTTACTTTGATGGGATTGGTAATGGGaatgcaagaagaagaaaattatgGTAATTGATCAAAGATCGTACTCAAAAgacataattaatttttagaCTTCTCAAAGAATGCATTTGTTTTTCATTTGACTACTCCCAAGAACTAGTGTTGCATGTAAAGAACAACACCATTGTGGTGATACATTTCAAAGAACGACATCATCGTGATGTTGACTTTCAAAAATTAACACTACAATGAtactatatttcaaaaaaaaatggaACTGTTACATTAACAATCCCCTACAACGATTCCATGTTGTATAGAGGAAAGTTTAACAGGAGCATAAATAGCAAGCGCATGGTAGGACTTCTACAATTAGGGCGACAATTTTCCTCGTGAATTTGGGGTCTCACGGGGAAAatccgaaatggggatggggatccccgattttttggggatggggcgggttcggggtgggtatgggaatactatctccatccccgaacccgccccaaatattattattaatattaataaataataatatgatttttttaaaaaatattaataatagtattaatattaatattaaattttttaaaaatattattattaataataatattaatattaatattatcattaataataataattaaataataataataataataataacataaattaaatttgggaatGAGATGGGGATGGGAGcggggatggggatttgatccTCGTGGGTTTGGGTTCAGGGAATCTCCGAATTCGAAAAAATGAGAACAGGGCGGGGAATTCTCCGAATCCGAAAAAATGAGAATGGGACGGAGATGGGAATGGCAAACTCACCCCCGTCCcgccccattgtcatccctactctACAGGCAGTAAAATCTTGGGATCGACTTCTGTTTGATTCTGACAGAATACCATGTACTTACCATCTGTGCCAAGCCTTAGGAGCATGGTGCTACATTTCAAAAATCAACACCACTTTGATGCTATATAAATCTTAAAATTGGCATCATAGTGGTCCGTTCTTTAAATGTAATATCAGAGTGATTGACGCAAGAGGTAAAATGGAAAATAAATGtgcttttgaaaaatctaaaagttGGATGCATCTTGTAAAAAAAGTTCATAATTTAAGTAAACCTTTATCAAttgctgaaaaaaaaaattaagaaaaataatggAGACGAAGAGTGGAAtataataagagaaaaaataatagagacGAAGAGTGGAATCTAATAAGAGAAGTCCACTTAAAGATAACTAGAAGAAGGTGTTGGTTGAAAACATGAACTTGTATAggagaaaaaaatatatgaagtaaTCAAGATTGAGAGAATTTTGCAACCATTCAAGATTGAGAGTGCAACATATTCTCCCTTTTCACTTTCGCAAGGAGAaccaaaaagaaagaaggaaaaaaaccTTGAAAGATCTAAAAGTTGGATGCATATTGTAAAAAAAAGTCTATAATCTTAAGTACACCTTTATCAATtgctgaaaaaaaaaactaagaaaaaataATGGAGACTAAGAGTGGAATCTAATAAGAGAAGTCCACTTAAAGATAACTAGAAGAAGGTGTTGGTTGAAAGCATGCACTTGTataggagaaaaaaaaaatgaagtaaaCAAGATTGAGAGAATTTTGCAACCATTCAAGATTGAGAGTGCAACACATTCTCCTTTTTCACTTTTGCAAGGAGAaccaaaaagaaagaaggaaaaaaaacctCATTGTTCTTGATATAGACTTTTTTTGCAATAGTGGGAAGATGCTATAGCTAGGAGCCATGGCCCTACCCTAACAATGATAGAGAACCATTTGGTTGGGTGGCCACATTCCATTATCTTCTTGGGTGATTGCATATAGACATAGAGGACAACAGCTGTATGGAACATTTTTATCTCTTTGCACAAGACTTTTGCCACTAAAGTTCAAATTATCTCATTGACCTTTATCTTCACTCATTCATTTAATTTGATgtacaatatttttaaaattatcttcgtatttgaatttatgaattttacataaagaaagaagagacaatTATAAAGGAAGCCTTTACTGTGTTTTCTACAAAAATATCTTTCATCAACTGTTTTGTTTTACTGTTCTCAGTAGCTGAGACATGCTACATTAGTGTAACTTTAAATAACCTAAACAAAgacataagaaaatttaatagtaAAGTAAAGTTATGAGCATTATTAGGCTGCTGCATACAAATACTAACAGGTATTCCCTTCTGTTATGGGACTTGCAGGGCTTGAACAATCCCATAATTTGGTGCCAAGCTAACTTAAACAGTGCGACACAAGCAAAGAAAAGACTGATCACAATTACTGCCAGCTCCTTGCTCTCTAGCAAATCTTGGTTGCTCTTGATCTTCTCCAGATCTTCTCTGCAATCAAAATGCAAAGCTCAGTTTCTTATTGATGAATTAAACTTTGGAGTGAATTGGAAGACACGGAGATAGTTCTAGCAGCTACTTTGGAAGCCTACAATATACATCAAATTCCTTTGCCCAAAAAACCAATTTGGCATCTCTACTCTTTGTATATTTCACTCAAAAACATGATGGATTCGCACTATAATCTTatgaaaatttccttttaacccaaAGGCTAAACTACGATCATACGAACTGGATGCCTCCATTTATATCATGTAAATCTACCATACCTAAAAATCTCACTTTTAGGAATTTTGTGAAGTTCACTTAAATCAATCAAGAGTTATATTATGGATTGATACTAAAGGGTTTAAGTAATTAATATGTTAATAGATTAACGAACCCGACCCGATTTGCTAGCAACCCGACCCGTCTTACCTTTTTAAATACATACCTTATATTTTTTCCCCTCTCCCCTAACCCTTGAAGCCACCGGCCTCCCCCACACCTCCATTCGAACCCTAGTAACTTTGGAGGAGATAGAAGAAGAATCTCGTCAGAACGCTCAAGGTCATTTTTCCTTACGTCTCGCTGGCTATCTTTCATACGCAAAACACCAAAGTAAGTTTTCCTTTTGCTGTTTTTGTATTTACAATACTATATGGATTGTATTATGCATGTTTTGGTGTTATGAGTATGATTTATTGATGCCGATTATGTTTCATTCGATTTTTGTGATGTATTGAAGAAGTTTTAACGTCTTCCTTTCTCTTTTGATTGGAAACTTTGCTGCTGGATTTTGTTTGAGGGATTTCCTACTGCTTATGGGAGGTTCGTAAGGTTGGAGGGTGGTGGAGATGATGGCGTGCAGAGAAGAGAGCTGGGCTGTGCTGGGTTGAGAGTTGTGCTGTTCTGAGTTTTGTGCAGGCTGTGCTGGGTTCAAAATTGTGTCGTTTTGAGCTTTGTGCGACTGTGCTGGGTTGGAAGTTGTGCTGTTTTGAGATTTGGGCAGTCTGTGTTGGGTTGAAAGTGTGTTGTTTGAGATTTGTGCGTGCTGTGTGGGCTGAGAAGAGTTGTGCAGGGCTGGGACAACGTCAAGAAGGGGCAGATGGGAGTTGCAAGGTGAGGTTTAGTGTTCCGGTTTGGGAATTCTGAGTTGTTGTACTCACAGGCATGTCTGATGGCTAATGGGAGGGGGTTGAGGGCGAGAAGAGAGTGTTGATATGTCAAGAAGGGGCGGGAGTCAAATAGGGGAAAGATGACAATGGATGGCGGGTGAATGGATGTGACAGCACGTGGCAGAATCCCTTaatatttttattcttatttatttACGTCCTTCCATGTATAAGCAAGCACCTTTAATTCTATTATCATAATTGTTAGTATGATGTTGATGCACGCAAGTTGATtgtttgttttagcatgcaagcaaatcattttatttatttagcaatGTCTTTCTATGAATGAAAAGTAATAATATGTTGTTTTAATAATGTGAACTATATGTGACAATGTGACGAGTAGGGGAATCTGGCTTAAGAAGGGTCCGGTGAACCTTATCAAAACAAAAGAGGTTTGGAAATCCGGCTTAAGAAAGGTTCGGTGAACCTTACCAACACAAAAGAGATTTGGGAATTCGGTTTAACAAGAGTCCGGTGAACCTTACTGAAGCAGAGGGGTTTGGGAATCCAGCTTAAGAAGGATCCAGTGAATCTTAACAACCTAGTATTAGGGTAAAAGTTTGGCCAAACGAACAGAAGTtgaggaaaattaaaaaaaagggGGAGCTACATTCAATGCTATGAACTCACTTAAATGTTTTTGACGATGAAAGATAATGTTTGATGTTATCATATTTTATGTCAGCAAGGCTTAGATCTTAAATGTTTAAAGTATTTTAGCTTGTGAATATATGTTGAttcttattataaaattttagaacTTGCTGACTCTTTAAATTCACTAAATCTATATGGTGCAAGAAATAAGAAAACAGAGGGACTCGATGGATGAGCTAGCTCGTACCTGACAGTGCACACTCGACGGCCATGTCCTTTTCTTTTCAGCTTATGTTATTATTTGTTTTGGAGTTGGTTGCACTTTCGGGTCTTTAAGTGTTAAGTCATATGGTTGCTTTTGATTTACAGACAGGATTTTGTGTTACCGCTTTATAGTGAACATTCTGTTTAGATGCTCGATACTCACATTTGATTTATCCAATGTTATTTATTCGTTGTTGATTGTGTTGTCTTGGGTGAAAGGGTTTGTATGAATTATTTTAGAGCTGTAAGGGAGCAAGTCTAGGGTTGTTTCACTTCTCTTCTAGTGAAACTATATTTCAAATATtcaaatttagtttttagtttctagaaaaaaaaattctctacAATTAATCTTTAAACTTAACCTTCCCACACCCTCATCAATTAGCACACTATTAACCACAAATAACAAAATTTGCAAAAATGTTAAAGCACCAAAATTAGTTTGTACATTTGAATCTAATGCTTTTGCTAGTTAAATGTGCATACAATGGGTCAAGTAGTTGAAGACAAACAATTTTATAACTACTGACTGACCTGAACAAGGCATTTTCTCGAACCAAAGCATCAATTTCAGTTGAAACTGAGGACCTCCAGCTCCCAAGTTCATTGAGTTCCTTAGCCTGAAAATTATATCAGTCAGATACTAGTCGACCAAAGAGGTCTTGTCTTCATCGAGAAATAATAATGAAGATACCTACCTCACCCTCCTTCCATTGGCTCAGTTCCTTAATCTCTGAGTTCAATTTCTGCAAGAGTAGTGCAGCTTCAGAGTACTGCTTCTGCAGGTCAGGAAGAGCTTCACTGTACCTTATGTTAAGCTCTTTAACATATTCCTCCAGTATCGTAAGACTGAGCTCCATTGATCTCACCTTCTGCATCAAAAACTTCAAAATGCCATCACTCGGTACCCTTCCACTCGGCTGCTTAGGATGATGCATGCTCTCCTGTGAAACTCCATTCTTCGACCTGTTAGGGTCTAATTTTACTGGATCATCAACCCGAGAATTGTTAACTTGAGCAACCTCAACTTTGTCATTGAGTTTTGGATCAACCTTGACAGAATTGTAGCTGGCTGCAGGCTCATCAGAAACCACAATGAGGTCTTCGAGCATCCGCTCTATTGCATCCACACCATAAACCTCAATGTAGCTCAATGTGCAGTAGAACTCTGAACCATAGTGACTGACCAAGTTCAGCTTCATGTATCTTGCCCACTTAGGTTCTGAAAGCATGAACCGCTGGGCATGCTTAACATTCTCTGCCAAAAAGGTTCCGAGCAGTGTCCACGTCTCTGTGGGGTAACTCAAGCTTCCAAGCAACTCAAAATCCTTGAAGTTAGACGAATAGTGCTCCAAATTAGCAATCTCAATGGCATCGACGAGGGTCTCCTCGGAGAGCTCCATCACGATGAATTTCGGAACGGTTGAGCAGCGGTTTCTGAGGTACATGTCTTTGTCCCTGCTCAATATGTTTGCCACCCCTTTTGCTTCCTTGTTGTGGTCCAAAATCTTGGCACCTTTAGAAGAAGCTGCGTAATTATACTCCAAACCATCAAGTTCAAGTCTGTGGGTAATTTTGCCATGCAGCTTGTCTGCATCACTTTCCTTTCTTTGGAGTGCCTGGTTCCTGAATTCATCCAGTCCAATATATCGGTCCCGATCCCGATCCCGCCGATCGACTTTCTTGCGATCTGAGATATTTCCGTCCTCGATGTTCTCTTCAATTCCAAAGATTTCCGTCGGCGGATCGTCATCAGCTTTCAATCCACAACAAGAGTAAGTGTTGTTCAACGGCGGAAGAAAATAGAACTCTAACGGAGTTCTCCTGCAAACGAAGTTGCTTCCGACATCATCGGACAAGAAATCTGCCATAAGGAACAAGAAAGGTTTCAACTTTACACAAATCTGACATCAGTGCGAATCAAGATGAAGTTCCGGCGCAAGAAAGTGAAGCACCCAGAGGGGAAAAAAAGGTAAAAAGGGCAAATTTTTGGGAAGTGAAGCGAGCATTAAGGAGTGGATTGACCTCGACGGCGATGGCCGTGGCCGAATCGAGAGTGGAGGGCGAAAATGATGCACCAGAGAGGTACGGCAACGGTGAGGGACAGCTCATAGAGGCTCTTCCTTCTGCTTCTATCGACGGCGTCGTCGTCAGaagtcttcttcatcttcatccgaGCTGAGAGAgagcgagagggagagggagagggagagggattggatgaagaaaaggggaagaagaccGAGACCGCGGAATGGCGATGTGAAGCAACGGTTGCTCATCGGTTGGCGCGAGTAAATCGGAACAGGAATCGGATTTATTTTCGCAGAtcagaaagaaaggagagaattttcaataaaataaaacttctttgaATAATTACTATATTTAGTTACAATTATCCTTTTTTTAATGctataatgaatttaataaaagaaTAGTTTAATCAATTGAACTACTAATATATGATTAATAGTCAAATGTAAATCGGTTTCAACTTTTTGACAAGttgatcataaatatttttttttctttttaattttaaaaatttgttttaaaaaaaaaactggagTCACAACTAAAAAGCAGGGAAACAATGAAAGAAAAGCGAAGTCTTTTAAAAGAACTGCATCTTTAGAAGAACAGAATCTGAGGATCGATGCACCATGGGACGAAGTTGGTCGGAGATCTCCCCTAGCCCCAATTTGACAATGACTCAGCCGCCGTCGCTGTCGCAATCGATGAAGGTCCTGTCGAAGTCGAACCCCACCAGGACGCTGGCCGTGGACGCGGATCGTCTACTTCACCTGGATCACGAGAGGTTTCCGCTGGCGCTGTGGAGACGGAGAGTCGAGGAGGATGGAGATTATAGAGGATTCACGAATTGAGGCGTCGGATGTCGGGAAGAATAAATCATGTTTGCTTGAAAGTGATGAGTATAATTATCTTTTAATATAATTGATGAAAATGATCAAATCCCACAGACATCCAGTTAGTTATAGGaggataaatttattataatggaGATCAATTTCCAATGAATGTgtatttctaaaaaaaagttTTTCTCACGCTCTGCTCCTTGATTATAAGTTGAATTTACATCATTTCACATGATCCAGATAACTAGGTTgagcataattaaattttactatAATCAATAATTTTACTATAATCGATGTCATAATTGATTGTGATATCTTTTTGAGTTCATCGTTTTTATCAGactataattttgatcaaaatagaCGGCTGGAGGTCGTCCGGAGGCTGCTAGAACTGAGCAAGTGTCCAAGTTGCCAGGCGCCGAGTAGGGGATGGTCTCCGAACAGTCTCTGACCGCCCGCAACGATCAAAACGATAATTTAACAAGGACGATAAAccccaaaaaaaaaattacaacgaATTATAATCGGATCATAATTATAATTCATTCGTAATTGAAAGCGGATCAGGAGATCTGCTCTTCAATTATTGGGCCTGGGACATAACTGTATTATAGGAGATTTATATTAATGGGTCAGAATTTAAATCGTGGCTACAGTAAGTAATCCTCCCCTTAAAAAACCGCTAAGTAATTATAATGAGCGTTATCACGATTTTTTTTCCCATCATCGATGAAAATGGtcggttttaaattttaatttcgtttgttttttaaaattttatattgaaaACATTAAATAACACTTTTTTTCTTTATAAATGTTACTTTGGTATTTgaagtaattaaattaataaataaaattggtatagctatttaaattttctaacacGTTAGTCAAAATAGCTTGATAATATATGGcagcttttaaaatttattaagaaaTAACAAATTTAGATCAGACATTAAAATTTTATGATTAAAGATATCAAAATGACAATATAATATAAACACAAATCCAAATAcatgaaatataaatataatagtCGTAGGAAAGATCAatccttttttttaaaaggaaatttctctCATTATATTCATTGAAAATTAAGATAATAATATTGCTTAATTCATAAACAGATAGGAAATCAAAGTAATTCGAGCATTTCGATCATGATTAGATACTCACTCCAACAAAAATGATGTTAAAAGAtgttaaattttataataaaatgaaAGGTATTCGTATTGCTCTGTGGTTCCTGATCGAAATGAATAAAATACAAAAACGTTTTGTGACACTGAAAGCTTTGCTAACTATACAACAAACAGATATGACTAAACAAACTTACTCAATGTGGTTCAACA includes these proteins:
- the LOC122051502 gene encoding SUN domain-containing protein 4-like — its product is MKMKKTSDDDAVDRSRRKSLYELSLTVAVPLWCIIFALHSRFGHGHRRRDFLSDDVGSNFVCRRTPLEFYFLPPLNNTYSCCGLKADDDPPTEIFGIEENIEDGNISDRKKVDRRDRDRDRYIGLDEFRNQALQRKESDADKLHGKITHRLELDGLEYNYAASSKGAKILDHNKEAKGVANILSRDKDMYLRNRCSTVPKFIVMELSEETLVDAIEIANLEHYSSNFKDFELLGSLSYPTETWTLLGTFLAENVKHAQRFMLSEPKWARYMKLNLVSHYGSEFYCTLSYIEVYGVDAIERMLEDLIVVSDEPAASYNSVKVDPKLNDKVEVAQVNNSRVDDPVKLDPNRSKNGVSQESMHHPKQPSGRVPSDGILKFLMQKVRSMELSLTILEEYVKELNIRYSEALPDLQKQYSEAALLLQKLNSEIKELSQWKEGEAKELNELGSWRSSVSTEIDALVRENALFREDLEKIKSNQDLLESKELAVIVISLFFACVALFKLAWHQIMGLFKPCKSHNRREYLLVFVCSSLIMLITLLYY